In the Arachis ipaensis cultivar K30076 chromosome B04, Araip1.1, whole genome shotgun sequence genome, TGTAGTTCTTTTAAGGGAAATTCATAGTTGAACattgttaaataataatttagtcaaagtTATCAAATCATCTAACAATTTTTAAATGTTAACTTTATATGGAGATAACAGCATGCATGTTTTCACCATTTATTAAATATACTTATTACTATTATCAGACTGGCTATactttatggtacagagtgttgaGCGGCTAAAggagagcacgaacataagtgtgacagagatgaagatgttgagatagatgagtggtcatacgcgattggatagaaTAAGAAAACTTGAAAAGAAGATTTTTTTTGATATTATTCCTGAATTGTTTCACTTAGAGAGTGATTACATACAGAATATAAAGATTATTTACAACCTaattaaggaaagaaaataacaggtAATAAAAGCTATTCAAAACAAATCTGCACCAAATCTGTCTTAATATAAACAAATCCATACTAATTATAGAATAATTATAACACTCTCCTTCAAACTGGTGAATGTATATCTATCATTCCCAACTTGCAAGTAAGGTCTTTTAAGTGTTCTGTGGGAAGTCCCTTAGTTAACATATCTGCCAATTGGAATCTTGAAGGGATGTACTTGGTGGCTATAAGACCATTGTTCAATTTCTCCTTAATGAAATATCGGTCTATTTTTACATGCTTTGTTCGGTCATGTTAAACTGAATTGTGTGCAATACTAATGACAGACTTATTATCACAAACCAGTTCCATAGGAGCTTCATACTTTACTTTGAGGTCATCGAGTATGATCTTCATCCATAATAATTTGCAAATCCCTTAGGCCATGACTCTAAATTCTGCCTCTGCACTTGATATTGCAACTATATTTTGCTTCTTGCTCCTCCATGTCACCAAGTTTTCACCCAAGAACATGCAATATCCTGAGATGAATCTCCTATCAATAATTGATCCAGCGTAGTCAGCATCAGTATATACTTTCATGGATAAAATCCCTTCCTTTTTGAATAGCAATTCTTTCCCGGAGAGGCTTTCAAGTACTGAATAATCTTGTTTACAGCCTGCAAGTGTCTCTCTCTTGGATCATGCATGAATTGACTAACCACACTAACTGCATAGGCTATGTTAGGTCTGGTGTGTGATAAGTAGATGAGTTTCCCATAAGCCTCTAGTACCGTGTGTTCTCCACCTTTGGGCTTTCCTCATCATTTCCAATTCTATGATTTTGCTCTATGGGCACTCCAGTGATCTTACAATCCAACTTACCAATCTCTTTGAGGAGATCTATGAAATATTTTCTTTGGGAAATAAAGATGTCTTGTGTCACAgcccaaaatgagccatgacTGGCGCTCAGGAAAATAATTCCCCAGCAAGCCTAACTGATTTAAATATAAGATAAATAAGAAGGTTACACATATTTTTGAtaaataattacatatttttaacaaaaataaaataaataaatatgaatgAATCCTgtctgtgacatatggagcagatGACGCCTAAGAACTCAACAAGAAATAGATACCCATTGCAGAAtattactcttgaatagaaatactcacataatcaaatatttattcctgaaaaatatttaaaaaacgaAGTGAGTTTTGCAACCCAGTGACTAGACAGTACATCTATAattcacatgagaccatataaatattattataaaaataattttatttagaaaacaataatttatatgaatgagtgaatcaataagggagttctcatacagaaatcaaaccaaatagtccacacttgggcggctccacctctaagggtagcctTTCCTCTCGTGTGTCCGTACagaataacagatccaacgtgtggcctacacgttaggctagcaacgcccctgctagctgaggtctgagccagatgcatctaggttaacgtcataaccatcgctaactacggttttctaatacgagcctcccaaaccgaTTCAagcatataatttcaaatataacAAATTCTTCGGTCTTTCAAACACGAagtatcaaatcaaatcaaataatactttCTCATCCAAATCATATTCAATTATATTTTCTCAATCTTAAGGCATTTCAAATATATTTCACAATTTCAAAATAAGTGAAtaccaacaaatacttcaatgtttcaaaaatacatattcgAGTAAAATCCAAtgctttaaaataatataaaacttctTCAAACATACATATAGTCTCATAAAAACGTATAGTCTCATGTGCATATTAAAATGAGCTTAACAAGGATAAATATTTAGTTCTAATAAATCGATCattaaaactaatttaaaatcttttgatAAAAATCTTTGTAAGTATAATATAAACTCAGTCACCgtttatcaaaataattatagtaAAGCCAAagtaattataaatgtaaagcctactcacaacaTGGTCCTAAGAGACCGAAGATATCGAACCCGGAGTGCCAGAATCCAAGGTGAGGAGGATTGAAGTAAAATGAAACGAATGAGCGCTGAATTTAGATCGAGACGGTGGCAGCAACTTCCACAGCTACATCGCAGATATAATCATAACATCAACAGCTCCAACCGTTCCATGATAGTACTAATACCAGTACTCAAGATAATTTTCAGCAGAAACGTAACAAAAGTAAGCGATACTACTAAAACAGAGACATATTATCGCAATTAAAACCAGTGCAtgtaagaaaagaagaaaatatagcaGAGTAAAGGTGGAAGCGTTACAGTTTCATAAATGGAGTCAGAACAGGGAAAAATTGTGCTAATTTAGAGACAAGAATGAAGGGGGTGAGGGGCTGAGCAAGATCACAACAGGGACGGAGACGGTTCATTAGCAGTGACGTCGGTGATGCTTCCCTGACGACGAGCTCCGTTGATGGCAACAGCAGACGTGACGATGGTGAACGGCTCCTCCATCGTGACTCTTTCTTCCTCCCTTCGCTGGCCGACTTAAACTCTCCCTCTTCATTCAGCAATGACGATGACCCCCAACAGAGATGGCAGTGGTTGAAGCTTAGCGGCAACAGAGACAAGGCATGGCGGCTGTAGTAGTTCGACGACGGCGAGGCAGAACGGCAGCAGTCCTTCTTCCACGTCTCCTCTCTCGCACTCGTCCCCCCTCTCGGACGCACCTCTCTCGGTTCTGGCCTCTGATGGCAACGCAACTGCAGCGAGCTGGACGCGGCTGGCGGCGACGCGATGGGACACGAACGGCGTGCTCCAGGCCGGCGGTGATGAGGTgcgactctctctctctccttgcaTGGTGGCTCGGCGTCGACAGCTCCCGCcttcctcctcccttctcttttcacggtcttcccttttctctctttcctttttctttctttctttttttccgtCAGAGTCCGAGTGTGTAACCTGTGAGGAAGAGGGTGTGAGGGGAGTGAGAGTGTGTGCGGTAGTGAGAGGTGAGTGAGTGTGTTAgaagagggttagggtttggTTTGAAAAAAAGAGGTACAAGGGGTATTGTAGGGATTTTACATTCTACcttccttataaaaattttcgtcctcgaaaattgatataatcTTCAAAACTTTACATGGTTTTAGCACTTTACCGAACATGAGAAATGAGTATAACGAGGTGTAAAAGTTTCAAGATAGGATCTTGATAAAACGATGTCATTGGCATTTCCCTATTCTCGTTCCCTTGACAACTCAGATATACATAGCCCGCTTCATGTTGTTCGTCAATCTTTTCTCAATACAATCTTGGTTCTGTAGTACATATCCATGGTAGCAACCAGTCTTATGTCAAGTGTTCGAATTTCAACTTTTTGAACTTCCGCATCGATAGCTATGTCCTAAAGAGCTAACGTATCACTTGCTATATCTGGGAATCGCACGTGACATTGAAATAAACACGAGTTTGCTTAAAAGGATTCAAAACTTAAGCATAAAAGAGCAAACATCACAGATGGTGTTCGCAAGAATTCGGGGAGATGCGTAGGATCGCAACTAAACAAGGATATACAAAAACAGTGAAGCATGCCAAAAAGAGAATCAATCGCATCTTAGCAAGAAAATCTGAATCAAGAAACTTCGATagaacaataaaagaaaagatggtGTATGAAGTCAAAACAAGTTTATGTTGGATCCAAAAAATACGAAGTTCACAAGAGATGGCCACTAAAATCAACGGTGATATTCACAAAGATTTAAGAGAATGACTAGGAACACAATTAAATAACACACAATCTTTTAGAATCAAAAAAGAGGAAGAACATACAAGGcctaataattttataatatttatcgaGCAAAATAAGAACACTAGGACAAATGAAGTTAAAGAAAACAATAAGAAGCAACAGCACTATAGGTAAGGAAAACTAAACAGCAACAAACATACAACGTAAATAAAATACCCACAACAATTATAAATCCAAATCCCAAGCAACAAGACAAAGACAATAACATAGGGACAAAGCAAAACAACAAATAGAAGATTTGACCGCACCTTTTAAAAAGACAATTGTACAgttatgaaaattaaaaatagtaattgtcacaaaaattaacatCCTCATTTTCTCTTATCTAGAATTCTTTGACAAaaaccatttgaaataattatTGCCATAACCTTGAATATTAAGTATACTAGAATAAAATTTAATAGCTTTTGACTataaataatagataaataaCATAAAACATAACGAGAAAAATGTAAGCAATCATCTCATTATTGTCAAGGCCAAAATTCACCTGTACATTTAACTCATTTTTgtcattattataaaataaagttaaataaTTCCCTATAATCATGAAGCTAGACTTAGTATGAAGTTACAAATAAAttcacatataaaataataataataataaaactaaaatttaaagtaTTGGCAATTAACACACTAGGATCAATTATAATAactactttcttctttctttttttttttggtctaaaTCTCCAATTATGAATTTGCTCTTAACATAATCAAAGCACATAGCAAAAGAATTTCAGAAAATTAGTATGAAATTAGATTTCTTGTAAAGATAAAacaccaaaagaagaaaaaaaaaaaaaatcatgttcataaatatatatactttatcttttttttttttttggataaataGAGAACACACATGCAAGTATAACTATAGTTATAGAAAAAgttgactattttttttttttttttttttgcatacacTGATGCACATTTTATATAGACAAATATCTATATCTGCTTTGCAGCAGTTTTCAACCGATATTAATGGctcttaaaattttaatatgcataagaataaataaaatgaaaataggaGCATATAATCAATCAATAGTTGGAAGAAGATGTGAAATCCttgtaaaaaaaaattctcaaaagaaaaaggaaaggagaTAGAAGTCAAAACGCCAAATGCTGAAATACTTTAACAATTTCGCAAAGAGTCaagaattataataattaaatacttAAATGAGTGCAAAGCAAGAGAATAGAGCTTCCATAATCGTGACAAAGAAGTTAATGATTAAGATGTAAAGCAAGGAAATATTCAAGtaaatactaataataaaattAGCAATAACTTCGTTATAAGAGAAAAGACTTTCAAATTACTAatctttcaataaaaaaaatcctaacttgttgaaaaatttactaaaatagTCTCTATATATTATGATTTTCCTAATAAAATCACAAGTTGTTTTAATATTGATTCCCACTTATAAATTTAAAAGCAACAAAGTTCACAAAAATCCTATATTAtcacattaaaataaataatatattttcaatcctagtgaaaatttaatttaaagtATCATTGTATAGCTCAAGTAAGTACATAATTTTACTTACACTATTTTATTCCACAAACCCAACCAATCAGATAGTTTTAAAACTAGAGTTATTAAGGGATACATAATAAGAAAGCATGGTTTATAATAATTAGttgaatataataaaaaaaatcgtaTAAGTAATTTATTTTGCTTTAAGAAATTAGATATCTAGTCTTTTTATCAAAAATCGTCAACAATTCTTTCCAATCTCTAAGATCTACAATCCAAATATCACAAAGGCACTACAAATCAAGAAAATTAATCTCCTTAAATCTCTGAGAATAAGAACAATAGttgaaaataagaaaattttcaGAAAAACAAGGGTTAAGAAAATTCTCAGGTTTCAGATCATATTCAAAAGCAAAATTCATCTTATAATCACCAACCAAAAGACAAGCGTTCACAATTTTCTCTCAACTTATCAAGCAGGAAATAGTTCCGTAACAAAAAGTCATATTCAGCAACAAAGAACCACAATGGAAATAGatcatcaaattaaaaaaatacaactAAACTTCTAAATCGAAAAAGACTTTTGATCCAGCTAACTTATTACCCAAATAATTCACTACACTTAAGCAAAGAAAATCAACAATCGAACAAACAACAATAACACTCTATTTATATGTTTAATCATATAGTCCTTCTTGAGCAACTAAATAGCTGTTTCAaaattattgatttgaaaaaaagAATCAAAAGCTAATCAAAATTATGTTAGCTTAAAAAATCATCAACATAAGAAGAAAAATCTCAATATCGCTTATCAAATCCAAAACAAAGCATCTCGTTTAGAAACTCAACAATTTCATGTAATCCATAAATCTAAATACAATTCTATAAGGAAATCAGATGGTAATTCACAGCAAACATAAATCGAATCTTTTAAGTAACTCGTGAACTATTGATATTAGGAATCATAGAGAACAACCCAAAGACGAAGAAGATTAAAGCACACATTCACAAAATCGGAGAAAATTAGAACTAGCTAGGAAAGAAATCGCGAACCGGAACCAAAACTGAAATCCTTGCAAAAACACATTCAA is a window encoding:
- the LOC107637014 gene encoding uncharacterized protein LOC107637014, which encodes MPMTSFYQDPILKLLHLVILISHVREGRRKAGAVDAEPPCKERERVAPHHRRPGARRSCPIASPPAASSSLQLRCHQRPEPREVRPRGGTSAREETWKKDCCRSASPSSNYYSRHALSLLPLSFNHCHLCWGSSSLLNEEGEFKSASEGRKKESRWRSRSPSSRLLLPSTELVVREASPTSLLMNRLRPCCDLAQPLTPFILVSKLAQFFPVLTPFMKLNKYLIM